One genomic window of Bartonella sp. HY038 includes the following:
- a CDS encoding TonB-dependent siderophore receptor: MRKNWKLAILFLALQPCSINYIYAQSNSNETDDETLDTVIVNRANFRSLTEGTGSYIIDDISSATGLTLTARETPQSVSIVSNQKLKDQASSNIADALKNTTGINVLRESGMYRFQSRGFYIDQIQEDGVNSYAPGARINAYRDAGDYSDLAIYDHIEVLRGPTGLMQGTGEPGGTINLVRKRAKDEFSATNTFSVGTWSKIQETIDITGPLNADKSLRGRFVSNFDKANSFKDNVDNKNGMIFGVIEGDIGDKTTWQLGGLFQKRNEVPDFYGVPMTRDGKDAGLSRSTYLGAKWNRLEKQKANGFFEIDHEFSSNWKLNASVNYNQFKSHNAFAALIARNGLGIDRLASVNNAVRYDNDGQQFSAQVKLNGDFEFLNRKQEIFSGIDYSYNDYDSHMRVVRNQTSYNIDNFSGNEIIEPNWSNNSILYTDVEINTKFKETSGRLGGRFNFIDNLYAIIGTRVTNYQFDSTSTYFRFMGRPDDDITRDHYEKTKFIPYYGLNYNLNDNATLYASYTEIFRPQSALDKNDNFLPPVTGTNKEIGIKNTFFDGRVDASFALFEIIQANRAIYNNIERYYYADGKVQSRGFDIELSGEITKGWNVFTGYTYNRSKYLESESTSIIAGDNYSPATPQHMFRLNTTYVLPIDNDKWKIGGGVRAQSKTKSVYNIEQKAYAVWDLSLQYNFKENIYLQINANNIFDKRYYENNRVRDKTFNNYFADPRSILVTFNTTF, translated from the coding sequence ATGCGTAAAAATTGGAAACTTGCTATATTGTTTTTAGCGCTTCAACCATGCAGCATTAATTATATTTATGCACAGAGCAATAGCAATGAGACCGATGATGAAACCTTAGATACCGTCATCGTTAATCGAGCAAATTTCCGCAGTTTAACAGAAGGGACAGGCAGCTATATTATTGATGATATAAGTTCTGCCACAGGCTTAACGCTTACTGCGCGTGAAACACCGCAAAGCGTTTCAATTGTAAGCAATCAAAAGCTTAAAGACCAAGCATCAAGTAATATTGCCGATGCCTTAAAAAATACCACTGGTATCAATGTATTACGCGAATCTGGTATGTATCGCTTCCAATCTCGAGGTTTTTACATCGATCAAATTCAAGAGGATGGTGTTAATTCCTACGCGCCAGGCGCCCGAATAAATGCCTATAGAGATGCTGGTGATTATAGCGATCTTGCAATCTATGATCACATTGAAGTATTACGTGGACCAACTGGCCTTATGCAAGGAACGGGAGAGCCTGGCGGTACGATAAATCTGGTTCGCAAACGTGCAAAAGATGAGTTTTCAGCAACCAATACATTTTCTGTCGGCACTTGGAGCAAAATCCAAGAAACTATAGATATAACCGGCCCACTCAATGCTGACAAGAGCTTGCGTGGCCGCTTTGTTAGCAATTTTGATAAGGCTAATTCCTTTAAAGATAATGTCGACAACAAAAATGGTATGATTTTTGGTGTTATTGAGGGCGACATTGGCGATAAAACCACTTGGCAATTAGGCGGTCTTTTCCAAAAACGCAATGAAGTACCCGATTTTTACGGTGTCCCCATGACACGCGATGGCAAAGATGCTGGACTATCACGTTCGACCTATCTTGGTGCTAAATGGAACCGTTTAGAAAAACAAAAAGCCAATGGATTTTTTGAAATTGATCATGAATTTTCCAGTAATTGGAAGTTGAATGCATCAGTTAATTACAACCAATTTAAGTCACATAATGCATTTGCAGCTCTTATCGCTAGAAATGGTTTAGGAATTGACCGTCTCGCCAGCGTTAATAATGCTGTTCGCTATGATAATGACGGGCAACAATTTAGCGCGCAGGTTAAACTCAATGGTGATTTCGAGTTTTTAAATCGCAAACAGGAAATTTTTAGTGGTATTGATTATTCCTACAATGATTATGATTCACATATGCGCGTAGTACGTAATCAAACATCTTATAATATTGATAATTTTTCAGGTAACGAAATTATTGAGCCCAATTGGTCTAATAACAGCATCCTTTATACCGATGTTGAAATTAATACTAAATTTAAGGAAACGTCGGGGCGCCTTGGTGGTCGCTTCAACTTTATTGACAACTTATATGCAATTATTGGTACCCGCGTTACCAATTACCAATTTGATAGTACATCTACCTATTTCCGCTTTATGGGACGGCCAGATGATGATATTACACGCGACCATTATGAAAAAACAAAATTCATTCCCTATTATGGGCTAAACTATAATCTTAATGATAATGCGACACTTTACGCAAGCTACACAGAAATATTTCGGCCGCAATCTGCGCTTGATAAGAATGATAATTTTCTGCCTCCAGTCACTGGCACCAACAAAGAAATTGGCATAAAAAACACTTTTTTTGACGGACGCGTTGATGCTTCCTTTGCATTATTTGAAATTATTCAAGCAAATCGTGCGATTTATAACAATATTGAAAGATATTATTATGCAGATGGAAAAGTGCAAAGCCGTGGCTTTGACATAGAACTTAGTGGCGAAATTACGAAAGGTTGGAATGTATTTACAGGCTATACCTATAATCGCAGTAAATATCTTGAATCAGAATCGACTTCAATTATAGCGGGAGACAATTACAGTCCTGCAACACCTCAACATATGTTTCGCCTCAACACCACTTATGTCTTACCCATTGATAATGACAAATGGAAAATCGGCGGCGGTGTTCGTGCGCAAAGCAAGACCAAAAGCGTCTATAATATTGAACAAAAAGCCTATGCAGTTTGGGATTTGAGCCTACAATATAATTTCAAAGAGAATATTTATTTGCAAATTAATGCTAATAATATTTTTGATAAGCGTTATTATGAAAATAATCGCGTACGTGACAAAACCTTCAACAATTATTTTGCTGATCCAAGAAGTATCTTGGTCACTTTTAATACAACATTTTAA
- a CDS encoding replicative DNA helicase, giving the protein MAEATIHSINKAKGQGDSYRQAPHNLEAEQALLGALLINNDAFDRVSDFLKPIHFYEPLHAKLFEVISSLVGMGKTANPVTVKPFIPADEKLGDMTVFNYVIRLVTEAVTVINATDYGRSIYDLYIRRALISVGEDVVNNAYDAPVDHAPGKQIEEAEQRLFQLAETGRYGGGFENFGEALTKAVELAAAAHKRTSKLSGIPTQIHTLDERMGGLQRSDLIILAGRPGMGKTSLATNIAFNVAAAYNAEKAKENNGTNEGGVVGFFSLEMSSEQLATRIIAEQAEISSSKIRRGDISEEEYTRLLRATKTMQQVPLYIDQTGGISIAQLAARSRRLKRQRGLDVLVVDYVQLMSGSSKRSSENRVQEITEITTGLKSLGKELNVPIIALSQLSRQVESREDKRPQLSDLRESGSIEQDADVVLFVFREEYYIKNREPKLGTEEHMKWQTDMEEAFGKAEVIVAKQRHGPTGTVKLAFQSEFTRFSDLAEEDRLPERFE; this is encoded by the coding sequence ATGGCAGAAGCGACAATCCATTCAATCAATAAAGCCAAGGGCCAAGGTGATAGTTATCGTCAAGCTCCCCATAATCTTGAAGCTGAGCAGGCATTGCTTGGCGCATTGTTGATTAATAATGATGCTTTCGATCGCGTATCGGATTTTTTAAAACCTATACATTTTTACGAGCCGTTGCACGCCAAGCTTTTTGAAGTTATCTCCAGTCTTGTTGGTATGGGTAAAACTGCAAATCCAGTAACGGTAAAGCCTTTTATTCCAGCGGATGAAAAACTTGGCGATATGACGGTATTTAACTATGTTATACGCTTGGTAACTGAAGCAGTGACTGTTATTAATGCTACCGATTATGGTCGTTCTATCTATGATCTATATATTCGCCGTGCCTTGATCAGCGTTGGCGAGGATGTGGTTAATAATGCTTATGATGCACCAGTTGACCATGCGCCAGGTAAACAAATTGAAGAAGCTGAGCAGCGCCTTTTCCAATTGGCTGAAACAGGCCGCTATGGTGGTGGTTTTGAAAATTTTGGTGAAGCATTAACCAAGGCCGTTGAGCTAGCTGCAGCTGCTCATAAACGTACATCAAAATTATCAGGTATTCCAACACAAATCCATACGCTTGATGAACGTATGGGTGGCTTGCAACGCTCCGATCTTATCATTTTGGCTGGTCGTCCGGGTATGGGTAAAACTTCGCTTGCAACGAATATAGCCTTTAATGTTGCTGCGGCCTATAATGCGGAAAAGGCCAAGGAAAATAATGGCACCAATGAAGGTGGTGTGGTTGGTTTTTTCTCGCTGGAAATGTCATCAGAACAGCTCGCTACCCGTATTATTGCTGAACAGGCAGAAATTTCGTCATCAAAAATTAGACGTGGTGATATTTCAGAAGAAGAATATACAAGATTGCTGCGCGCGACCAAGACCATGCAGCAAGTACCACTTTATATCGATCAGACCGGTGGTATTTCCATTGCCCAGCTTGCCGCACGCTCACGCCGCTTAAAGCGCCAGCGCGGCCTTGATGTTTTGGTGGTAGACTATGTGCAGCTGATGTCTGGTTCATCCAAGCGCTCATCAGAAAATCGCGTGCAGGAAATTACCGAAATCACCACTGGCTTAAAGTCATTGGGTAAAGAGTTGAATGTGCCGATTATCGCACTTTCTCAGCTTTCTCGTCAGGTGGAATCGCGTGAAGATAAACGTCCACAGCTTTCGGATCTTCGTGAATCTGGTTCGATTGAGCAGGATGCGGACGTTGTATTGTTCGTTTTCCGTGAAGAATATTATATTAAAAACCGTGAGCCAAAACTTGGTACGGAAGAGCATATGAAATGGCAAACTGACATGGAAGAAGCCTTTGGCAAGGCTGAAGTTATTGTTGCAAAACAGCGTCACGGTCCAACAGGTACAGTGAAGCTTGCTTTCCAATCAGAATTTACGCGCTTCTCTGATCTTGCAGAAGAAGATCGTTTGCCAGAGCGTTTTGAATAA
- the radA gene encoding DNA repair protein RadA — MARSKVQFICQNCGTVYSRWSGKCDACGEWNTLVEEGTNGGIGSGPAKASARKGRAVQLTDLSGEIEDAPRICSGIAELDRVTGGGFVRGSALLVGGDPGIGKSTLLTQAAAALSRQGHNIVYVSGEEAIAQIRLRAQRLGVADSAVQLAAETNVEDILATLSTARRPDLVIIDSIQTLWSDGADSSPGTVTQVRIGAQSMIRYAKQTGAAVVLVGHVTKDGQIAGPRVVEHMVDGVLYFEGEGGHHYRILRTVKNRFGATDEIGVFEMSDKGLREVANPSELFLGERNEKAPGAVVFAGMEGTRPVLVEIQALVAPSSLGTPRRAVVGWDSSRLAMILAVLEAHCGVRFGSHDVYLNVAGGYRISEPAADLAVAAALVSSIAGVALPADCVYFGEISLSGAIRPVAHALQRLKEAEKLGFKRATLPKAGKEKMNQNDFAIRELDNLPDLVARIALAKNKAGRDNQ, encoded by the coding sequence ATGGCGCGTTCAAAGGTTCAGTTCATTTGTCAAAATTGCGGTACAGTCTATTCGCGCTGGTCGGGTAAGTGTGATGCTTGCGGTGAGTGGAATACATTGGTTGAAGAGGGGACCAATGGTGGTATTGGTTCCGGTCCTGCAAAGGCAAGCGCGCGTAAGGGGCGCGCTGTACAACTAACTGATCTTTCTGGTGAAATTGAAGATGCGCCGCGTATTTGCTCGGGCATTGCTGAGCTTGATCGCGTTACCGGTGGCGGTTTTGTACGTGGTTCCGCTCTTTTGGTCGGCGGCGATCCGGGTATTGGCAAATCAACACTTTTAACTCAAGCTGCCGCCGCTTTGTCACGCCAAGGCCATAATATTGTTTATGTGTCGGGTGAAGAAGCGATCGCTCAAATAAGGTTGCGTGCGCAGCGGCTGGGTGTTGCCGATTCAGCTGTGCAATTGGCGGCTGAAACCAATGTTGAAGATATTTTGGCAACCCTTAGTACAGCGCGTAGGCCTGATTTGGTTATCATAGATTCTATACAGACACTCTGGTCGGATGGCGCAGATTCGTCCCCTGGTACGGTGACGCAAGTGCGCATAGGTGCTCAAAGCATGATCCGTTACGCAAAACAAACGGGGGCTGCGGTTGTTTTGGTTGGACATGTCACCAAAGATGGTCAGATTGCCGGTCCGCGTGTTGTAGAACATATGGTTGATGGCGTACTTTATTTTGAGGGTGAGGGCGGCCATCATTATCGTATTTTGCGCACGGTTAAAAATCGTTTTGGCGCAACAGATGAAATTGGCGTGTTTGAGATGTCAGATAAGGGCTTGCGGGAAGTTGCTAATCCATCTGAATTATTCTTAGGCGAGCGTAACGAAAAAGCACCAGGTGCAGTTGTGTTTGCTGGTATGGAGGGAACGCGACCAGTGCTTGTCGAAATTCAAGCTCTTGTTGCGCCATCTTCACTAGGCACGCCGCGCCGCGCTGTTGTTGGTTGGGATAGTAGCCGCTTGGCTATGATTTTAGCCGTTCTTGAAGCGCATTGCGGTGTACGTTTTGGTAGTCATGATGTCTATTTAAATGTTGCAGGTGGCTATCGTATCAGCGAGCCTGCTGCAGATTTAGCTGTTGCGGCCGCTCTTGTTTCGTCAATTGCGGGTGTCGCATTACCGGCTGATTGCGTTTATTTTGGTGAAATTAGTCTTTCTGGCGCAATTCGCCCTGTTGCACATGCCTTGCAACGCTTGAAGGAAGCTGAAAAACTTGGCTTTAAACGTGCAACTTTGCCGAAGGCTGGTAAGGAAAAAATGAACCAAAATGATTTTGCTATACGTGAACTTGATAATCTTCCTGACCTTGTTGCGCGCATCGCTTTGGCAAAAAATAAGGCAGGCCGTGATAATCAATAA
- a CDS encoding CvpA family protein has translation MPVTLLDIIVVVVVLLSAFLATIRGFSREILSLLSWVLAAAATFFLYEYALEFASPYFSNKTVAIAVTIVVLFLVFLFIISIFTMKIADVIVDSRIGALDRTLGFIFGLARGVLILAVAMIFLNSLVKPADQVDWIRDAKTKPAIDSVANKLRDTLEEASTKIWGMADRIKPSQQQEPNDLLNNGEAGQPVE, from the coding sequence ATGCCCGTTACTTTGCTTGACATTATTGTTGTTGTCGTTGTTTTGTTGTCGGCATTTCTTGCCACCATACGTGGGTTCTCACGCGAAATTTTGTCCTTACTATCATGGGTGTTGGCGGCTGCCGCAACATTCTTTCTTTATGAATATGCACTTGAATTTGCGTCTCCATATTTCTCAAATAAAACGGTGGCAATTGCGGTAACTATTGTTGTGCTGTTTTTAGTGTTCCTTTTCATCATTTCAATATTTACCATGAAAATTGCCGATGTGATTGTTGATAGCCGGATAGGCGCACTTGATCGCACGCTAGGTTTTATTTTTGGGCTCGCTCGTGGCGTTCTTATCTTGGCTGTTGCAATGATCTTTTTAAACAGTTTAGTGAAACCTGCCGATCAGGTTGATTGGATCAGGGATGCTAAAACCAAACCAGCTATTGATTCTGTTGCCAACAAATTGCGTGATACATTGGAAGAGGCCTCGACTAAAATATGGGGTATGGCTGATCGCATTAAGCCATCACAACAACAAGAACCAAATGATTTGTTGAATAATGGCGAAGCAGGTCAGCCAGTTGAGTAA
- the purF gene encoding amidophosphoribosyltransferase, translated as MKTSFNDFSQYTTSRNNTSPNKVDLDQFQLEVDGDTLHEECGVFGILGHEDAATLTALGLHALQHRGQEAAGIVSYDGAAFYSEKQMGLVGDHYTDPAMLARLPGNMAIGHVRYSTTGETVLRNVQPLFAELEVGGIAIAHNGNFTNGLTLRRKLIASGAICQSTSDTEVVLHLIARSQQASSSDRFVDAIRQVEGGYAILALTRTKLIAARDPLGIRPLVMGELDGKPIFCSETCALDIIGAKFIRDVKNGEVIICEVQKDGTISTTVIAPENPKPERLCLFEYVYFARPDSVVGGRNVYSTRKNMGVNLAKEAPCDGDVVVPVPDGGTPAAIGYAQASGIPFELGIIRNHYVGRTFIEPTQQIRAFGVKLKHSANRAVIEGKRVILVDDSIVRGTTSIKIVQMLRDAGAREVHIRVASPMIFYPDFYGIDTPEASKLLANQYPDLKSMSDYIGVDSLEFLSIDGLYRAVGGEPRNNANPQFTDHYFTGDYPTYLADEHSSDNVHKLSVLRTSR; from the coding sequence ATGAAAACCTCTTTCAATGACTTTTCTCAATACACCACATCTCGAAATAATACTTCCCCAAATAAAGTTGATTTAGACCAATTTCAATTGGAGGTTGACGGAGATACCCTTCATGAAGAATGTGGTGTTTTTGGTATTTTAGGGCATGAAGATGCAGCAACCCTGACAGCTTTAGGGTTACATGCTTTGCAACATCGTGGCCAGGAAGCGGCAGGCATTGTTTCATATGATGGCGCGGCTTTTTATTCTGAAAAGCAGATGGGGCTTGTTGGTGATCATTATACTGATCCAGCAATGTTAGCACGCTTGCCCGGTAATATGGCTATTGGCCATGTGCGTTATTCCACAACCGGCGAAACTGTATTGCGCAATGTTCAGCCGCTATTTGCTGAATTGGAAGTAGGCGGCATTGCTATTGCCCATAATGGTAATTTTACCAATGGTCTTACACTGCGCCGTAAGCTGATTGCATCAGGTGCAATTTGCCAATCAACATCCGATACCGAAGTTGTTTTGCATTTGATTGCGCGTTCACAACAAGCGTCTTCATCCGACCGTTTCGTTGATGCTATTCGGCAGGTTGAGGGTGGTTATGCTATTCTAGCATTAACGCGTACTAAACTTATTGCAGCACGTGACCCTTTGGGTATTCGTCCCCTCGTTATGGGTGAGCTTGATGGCAAGCCGATTTTCTGTTCGGAAACCTGCGCTCTTGATATTATTGGGGCTAAATTCATTCGTGATGTCAAAAATGGTGAAGTCATTATTTGCGAGGTGCAAAAGGATGGCACTATTTCAACAACGGTGATTGCGCCAGAAAATCCAAAGCCAGAACGCTTATGCCTATTTGAGTATGTCTATTTTGCTCGCCCTGATTCTGTTGTTGGTGGACGCAATGTTTATTCTACGCGCAAAAATATGGGAGTTAATCTTGCCAAAGAAGCGCCATGCGATGGCGATGTTGTAGTCCCTGTACCCGATGGCGGAACTCCGGCAGCTATTGGCTATGCACAAGCAAGTGGCATACCGTTTGAGCTTGGCATTATTCGTAACCATTATGTTGGTCGTACCTTTATTGAGCCTACTCAGCAGATCCGCGCTTTTGGCGTTAAATTGAAACATTCAGCCAATCGCGCTGTTATTGAAGGCAAGCGGGTTATCTTAGTTGACGATTCTATTGTGCGCGGTACAACCTCGATTAAAATTGTACAAATGCTGCGCGATGCGGGCGCGCGTGAAGTGCATATTCGTGTTGCTAGCCCAATGATTTTTTATCCCGATTTTTATGGTATAGATACCCCAGAAGCATCCAAGCTTCTTGCTAATCAATATCCTGATTTAAAATCCATGAGTGATTATATTGGTGTTGACTCGTTAGAGTTTTTGTCAATTGATGGCCTTTATCGTGCGGTAGGCGGCGAGCCACGCAATAACGCCAATCCACAATTTACCGATCATTATTTTACCGGTGATTATCCAACCTATTTGGCCGATGAGCATAGCAGTGACAATGTCCATAAATTATCTGTGTTGCGAACCAGCCGATAA
- a CDS encoding SDR family NAD(P)-dependent oxidoreductase codes for MQDFSLDGKVALVTGASRGIGKAFCLELAKRQCHIIAVARTVGGLEELDDEVQAFGGTTTLVPLDLSDMDGIDRLGASIFERWGYLDILLANAGILGPISPVAHIEASEFDKIMAINVTSQWRLIRSTEPLLRESRAGRAILMSSGAAHRVRAFWGAYGASKAALEVLGRAWADEMRQTNLRINLVNPGATRTDMRAKAMPGEDPLTLPTAAEVASSMIPLVAPDLNDHGRLFDVRRNRFVDYHLPD; via the coding sequence GTGCAAGATTTTTCACTTGATGGCAAGGTAGCATTGGTAACCGGTGCATCACGCGGTATTGGCAAAGCTTTTTGCCTCGAGCTTGCTAAACGGCAATGTCATATTATTGCCGTAGCAAGAACCGTTGGCGGTTTGGAAGAGCTTGACGACGAGGTTCAGGCATTCGGCGGTACAACAACACTTGTACCGCTTGATCTTAGCGATATGGATGGTATTGATCGGCTAGGTGCATCAATTTTTGAACGATGGGGTTATCTTGATATATTACTGGCAAATGCTGGCATCTTAGGACCGATTTCACCGGTTGCCCATATTGAAGCGAGCGAATTTGATAAGATAATGGCCATCAATGTCACCAGTCAATGGCGGCTTATCCGGTCCACAGAGCCTTTGTTAAGAGAATCTAGGGCTGGTAGAGCAATTTTAATGTCTTCAGGTGCTGCACATCGGGTTCGTGCTTTTTGGGGAGCCTATGGTGCTAGTAAGGCGGCGCTTGAAGTACTTGGCCGTGCTTGGGCCGATGAAATGCGTCAAACAAATTTACGTATAAACCTTGTTAATCCTGGCGCAACCCGAACCGATATGCGTGCTAAAGCAATGCCGGGGGAGGATCCGTTAACATTGCCAACCGCCGCTGAGGTTGCAAGCTCAATGATACCGCTTGTTGCACCAGATTTAAATGATCACGGCCGGCTATTCGATGTGCGGCGTAATCGGTTTGTTGATTATCATCTACCCGATTAA
- a CDS encoding cyclopropane-fatty-acyl-phospholipid synthase family protein: MFGLLTTVLKHLIKKGNFLVTDASGKVFHFGDQHDPLIHVRINHTKWEKEIAFDPALKFGEAYMNSGFDFLEGDIYGLLELIFSNAGASAENEPWMRILNAVRTSTKRLMQMNNLKRSSGNIRQHYDLSGQLYDLFLDSDKQYSCAYFETPDSTLEEAQLAKKRHLAAKLSIKEGERLLDIGCGWGGLSLYMARFLKADVTGVTLSHEQHLVATQRAKDQGLEQQCRFLLQDYRLIKEQFDKIVSVGMFEHVGIGHYKEYFSHVKRMLKPDGVFVLHSIGRNGIPGTTNPFIRKYVFPGGYIPALSEVIPIIEKSGLVITDIEILRLHYADTLKAWRERFLSERDKAKALYDERFCRMWEFYLAASESAFRWQNMMVFHIQLAHRQDAVPITRDYIAKEENRLRKIDLIG; the protein is encoded by the coding sequence ATGTTTGGACTTTTAACAACTGTTCTTAAACACCTTATTAAAAAAGGGAATTTTCTTGTAACCGACGCAAGCGGTAAGGTTTTTCACTTTGGTGATCAGCATGACCCCCTTATTCATGTGCGCATAAATCACACAAAATGGGAAAAAGAAATTGCCTTTGACCCAGCATTAAAATTTGGTGAAGCTTATATGAATAGCGGCTTTGATTTTCTAGAAGGCGATATTTATGGGCTATTAGAACTTATATTTAGCAACGCAGGAGCAAGCGCAGAAAACGAACCTTGGATGCGGATTTTAAATGCTGTGCGCACCAGTACTAAACGCTTAATGCAAATGAATAATCTGAAGCGCTCAAGCGGCAATATACGCCAGCATTATGACTTATCAGGCCAGCTTTATGATTTATTCTTAGATTCAGATAAGCAATATTCCTGCGCCTATTTTGAAACTCCAGATTCTACTCTTGAGGAAGCCCAACTTGCCAAAAAGCGCCATCTTGCAGCTAAACTATCAATTAAAGAAGGTGAACGCCTTTTGGATATAGGTTGCGGTTGGGGCGGTCTTAGCCTTTATATGGCACGTTTTTTAAAGGCAGATGTAACAGGTGTTACACTTTCCCATGAACAACACTTAGTTGCGACCCAACGCGCCAAAGATCAAGGGCTTGAACAACAATGCCGGTTTCTTCTACAAGACTATCGCTTAATTAAAGAACAATTTGATAAAATAGTATCAGTTGGCATGTTCGAGCATGTTGGCATTGGCCATTATAAAGAATATTTTTCTCATGTGAAACGCATGCTAAAGCCTGATGGTGTTTTTGTTCTTCATTCTATTGGTCGCAACGGTATTCCGGGAACAACAAATCCATTTATTCGTAAATATGTTTTTCCTGGCGGTTACATCCCTGCCCTTTCTGAAGTCATTCCCATTATTGAAAAGAGCGGACTGGTTATTACCGATATTGAAATATTGCGCTTGCATTATGCTGATACTTTAAAAGCATGGCGCGAGCGATTTTTAAGCGAGCGTGATAAAGCCAAAGCTTTATATGATGAACGTTTTTGCCGCATGTGGGAATTTTATCTTGCAGCATCAGAATCGGCTTTTCGCTGGCAAAATATGATGGTTTTCCATATTCAGCTTGCCCATAGGCAAGATGCTGTACCAATTACCCGTGATTATATTGCAAAAGAAGAAAACCGCCTGCGTAAAATTGATTTAATCGGGTAG
- the rplI gene encoding 50S ribosomal protein L9 — MKVILLERIARLGQMGDIVTVKDGFARNFLLPKGKALRANDANQSYFDSKRAQLEAHNLERKSEADQIAAKLEGKSFIAIRQASETGQLYGSVSTRDIAEAITADGFTIVRTQVELAHPIKTIGLHTVTLALHPEVTTTVTVNVARSADEAERQAKGEDLSAIDRDEYKLPPVEEDEDDADFTDEDEDQA, encoded by the coding sequence ATGAAAGTAATTCTTCTAGAACGCATCGCCCGCCTTGGTCAAATGGGTGATATTGTTACCGTTAAAGACGGTTTTGCCCGTAACTTCCTTTTGCCAAAAGGCAAAGCACTTCGCGCTAATGATGCTAACCAATCATATTTTGATAGCAAGCGTGCACAACTTGAAGCTCATAACCTTGAGCGTAAAAGCGAAGCTGATCAAATTGCAGCTAAGCTTGAAGGCAAAAGCTTCATCGCTATTCGTCAAGCTAGTGAAACAGGCCAACTTTATGGTTCAGTATCAACCCGTGATATCGCTGAAGCAATCACAGCTGATGGCTTCACTATTGTTCGTACACAGGTTGAGCTTGCACACCCAATCAAGACCATCGGCCTTCATACTGTAACCTTAGCCTTGCATCCTGAAGTTACTACAACTGTAACAGTTAATGTTGCTCGTTCAGCTGATGAAGCAGAGCGTCAAGCTAAGGGTGAAGATCTTTCTGCAATTGATCGCGATGAATACAAACTTCCACCAGTTGAAGAAGATGAAGACGATGCTGACTTCACTGACGAAGATGAAGATCAAGCTTAA
- the rpsR gene encoding 30S ribosomal protein S18, translated as MVDINQIPSRRPFHRRRKTCPFLGANAPKIDYKDIKLLQRYISERGKIVPSRITAVSQKKQRELARAIKRARFLGLLPYVVK; from the coding sequence ATGGTTGATATTAATCAGATCCCTAGCCGTCGTCCTTTCCATCGTCGTCGTAAGACATGCCCTTTCTTAGGTGCCAATGCTCCAAAGATTGACTATAAGGACATTAAGCTTTTGCAGCGTTATATTTCAGAACGCGGTAAAATCGTTCCTTCACGCATCACTGCTGTAAGCCAGAAGAAGCAACGTGAACTTGCTCGCGCTATTAAGCGTGCTCGTTTCCTTGGCCTTCTTCCTTACGTTGTAAAGTAA
- the rpsF gene encoding 30S ribosomal protein S6: MALYEHVFLARQDVAPQQVDQLVETYKGVIEANGGKVGRIENWGIRPLTYRIRKNRRAYFACINIDAPAAAIAEMERQMRINEDILRFMTIRVEAHEEGQSAMLSRRDRDDERPRRGRRPRDNDENFGEGEE; encoded by the coding sequence ATGGCTCTTTATGAACATGTGTTCCTTGCCCGACAGGATGTTGCTCCACAGCAAGTAGATCAGCTTGTAGAAACCTACAAAGGCGTGATTGAAGCAAATGGTGGCAAAGTCGGGCGTATCGAAAATTGGGGTATCCGTCCCCTAACCTATCGCATTCGCAAGAATCGCCGTGCATATTTTGCATGCATCAACATTGATGCACCTGCAGCAGCTATTGCTGAAATGGAACGTCAAATGCGTATCAATGAAGACATTTTGCGCTTCATGACTATTCGCGTTGAAGCACACGAAGAAGGGCAATCAGCAATGTTGTCTCGCCGTGATCGCGATGATGAACGTCCACGTCGCGGCCGTCGTCCACGCGACAATGATGAAAACTTTGGTGAAGGAGAAGAATAA